In Leptospiraceae bacterium, one DNA window encodes the following:
- a CDS encoding outer membrane lipoprotein-sorting protein, producing MPFIKILFIASMIVLSAFSDSLFSDPITGKTAQEMIARLDQTINLGQGLVRANLTLIKRSGDSTTWKVNIFRNKDDSLYLFERGGRGLEAKILFKDEGDRVFLYNANSAKIFQKNEEEKFEPHFTTGFSFIDLSGYSYQVNYNPIILGNQDISGKSYLRVSLKPILGYSYKKLVLLFENPILRPTRIDFHDKDGVLFKTLNFKYSKLRIKSKNITSEVEFPSRLEMLDLNTGGISVLEYLDIDRDVIPDKSLFESANLNK from the coding sequence ATGCCATTTATAAAAATATTATTTATAGCGAGTATGATTGTATTATCAGCTTTTTCTGATTCACTTTTTTCTGATCCGATTACCGGAAAAACCGCACAAGAAATGATCGCAAGGTTGGACCAAACTATCAATCTGGGTCAAGGTTTGGTTCGAGCCAATTTGACTCTTATTAAACGCTCTGGAGACAGCACTACTTGGAAAGTCAATATATTCAGAAATAAGGACGACTCATTGTATTTGTTTGAGAGGGGTGGGCGAGGGCTTGAAGCAAAAATTTTATTTAAAGATGAAGGCGATCGGGTATTTTTATACAATGCGAATTCTGCTAAAATTTTTCAAAAGAATGAAGAAGAAAAATTTGAGCCCCATTTTACGACTGGGTTTAGTTTTATTGATTTGTCTGGTTATTCTTATCAGGTGAATTACAACCCAATCATATTGGGGAATCAAGATATAAGTGGTAAAAGTTATTTGAGGGTGTCACTAAAGCCTATCCTTGGCTATAGTTATAAAAAATTAGTGTTACTGTTTGAGAATCCGATTTTACGACCTACAAGAATTGATTTCCATGATAAAGATGGTGTCCTTTTTAAAACATTAAATTTTAAGTATTCTAAGTTACGCATAAAAAGTAAAAACATTACTTCAGAGGTAGAGTTCCCTTCGAGGTTGGAAATGCTTGATTTGAATACGGGAGGTATTTCTGTTTTGGAGTATTTGGATATAGACAGGGATGTAATCCCGGACAAGTCACTTTTTGAATCAGCCAATCTCAATAAATAG
- a CDS encoding 16S rRNA (uracil(1498)-N(3))-methyltransferase: MIFFRENSDLLNEITLLQPEIEHLKSFRIFHKDKEVEFRDGSGNSFFYYVQESSEKGILRNKKIFQEKEYAIEIATAIPKSERLDFLIQKGTEIGVSRFLFVNFMQSERKDFNLDRSQKIIKEAASQSKRHFLPKIQKYEKLEKLLDSGKKFFYLDPLSEENISEEKIKNRVPIIGPEGGFRKEEIELLSKRGVSGYCIGKNILKIETAFLYIASVIQYISFFSEKDT; this comes from the coding sequence ATGATTTTTTTTAGAGAGAATTCAGATTTGTTAAATGAGATTACTTTATTGCAGCCAGAAATAGAACATCTAAAAAGTTTTAGAATTTTTCACAAAGATAAAGAAGTAGAATTTAGAGACGGAAGTGGGAATTCTTTTTTTTATTATGTTCAAGAGTCTTCAGAAAAAGGAATTTTACGAAATAAAAAAATCTTTCAAGAGAAAGAGTATGCTATTGAAATCGCAACTGCAATTCCAAAATCAGAAAGGTTGGATTTTTTGATTCAGAAAGGCACAGAAATCGGAGTGAGCCGATTTCTATTTGTGAATTTCATGCAATCAGAAAGAAAAGATTTTAATTTAGATAGGTCACAAAAAATTATTAAAGAAGCTGCCTCTCAATCAAAAAGGCATTTCCTGCCTAAAATCCAAAAATATGAAAAATTAGAAAAGTTATTGGATTCCGGAAAAAAGTTTTTTTATTTGGACCCTTTGTCAGAAGAAAATATATCCGAAGAAAAAATAAAAAATCGTGTTCCGATTATTGGACCGGAAGGCGGGTTCAGAAAAGAAGAGATCGAGTTATTGAGCAAGAGAGGAGTCAGTGGGTATTGTATTGGTAAAAATATATTAAAAATTGAAACTGCTTTTTTGTATATTGCGTCTGTTATTCAGTATATTTCTTTTTTTTCGGAGAAGGATACATGA
- a CDS encoding SpoIIE family protein phosphatase: MKTLLSWVILTVGIFSCSKYDKNITPPKAIQGVFDAREWAFENKNPISLSGEWEFYWNEIVYSGDEFTKEKKMFIQVPGIWNNTEIAGMKLGGEGYASYRLIVKTNSKTPLSLKRIHSDSAFDFFVNGKKIIQRNDFGVNEDSSHPSYYPQIVHLPFREDGAYEIIVHVSNFHHAKGGIREAILIGDEDEIANLREKNIFLDSFLFGSLLIIGLYHFGLYSLRRNDRSTLYFGFFCLLMGIRTLLTGEVLSSRLFHFLTWPVGLKIEYLTFYLGTPFFLFFLNSIFPRESKKILYRILLTVSVLFTLIVILAPAIIYTKTLNAMMVVTLIAILYITWVMVHAVKRKREGAKSFFTGLLVFIGCVVNDILYTSQIIYSSYLGTYGFFFFVFSQSFLLSVRFSKAFKKIEELSYDLEKQNEKLVNLDQLKDEFLANTSHELRTPLNGIIGIADSMIHGATGEISDIQKENLSLIKDSGKKLSNLVNDIMDFSKLKNHDLELNLHPLNLNQIVDVTLTICKSLLKGKNIILENKIPEKFPSVIADENRLQQILFNLIGNAIKFTDAGSVKVIVGTNGDHAEVSIIDTGIGISKEKQKEIFNAFEQVDSSISRIYGGTGLGLSISKKLIELQGGNIRVQSEESKGSTFTFTIPISRDTQISKSETLYGRSDFSEGEVNPSNKKTNFEIQKDLNSKKILVVDDESINIRVLVNQLNLEGYDIHSASSGLEALKLIEDGLCPELAILDVMMPRMNGYELCRHIRKKYSMTEMPILLLTARKQIRDIVAGFDAGANDFLSKPFEREELLKRIETLIELKRAVSNNEKFISYRKELEIATKIQKWILPDSFPEIPNIRYASLYLPMTEIGGDYYDFHWMGDEGLGVFIGDVSGHGIPAAMISAMTKIAFSMQKHNAKDPTLLLKGINEILVGKTARQFLTAAYMYYDTQTRIMKLSVAGHPAPIVLNRNTGEKFIPEIKGRVVGVFPDSEYKQVEYTLEKNTRVFLYTDGVIEILNRQNDIFGEKRVEEILQSSLNLDANEITLLFEKELSKWSGREVFNDDVTILVLDFA; encoded by the coding sequence ATGAAAACCTTGTTGAGTTGGGTTATTTTAACAGTAGGTATTTTTTCTTGTTCAAAATACGACAAGAATATAACTCCACCTAAAGCTATTCAAGGCGTTTTCGATGCAAGAGAATGGGCTTTTGAAAATAAAAATCCTATTTCTCTTTCAGGAGAATGGGAATTTTATTGGAATGAAATTGTTTATAGTGGAGATGAATTTACCAAAGAGAAAAAAATGTTCATACAAGTTCCAGGAATTTGGAACAATACCGAGATTGCAGGAATGAAACTTGGTGGAGAAGGCTACGCTAGTTATCGCCTGATAGTGAAGACAAATTCTAAAACTCCTCTCTCCCTAAAAAGAATACACAGTGATAGTGCTTTTGATTTTTTTGTGAATGGAAAAAAAATCATTCAACGAAATGATTTTGGAGTGAATGAAGACTCCTCTCACCCCAGCTACTATCCACAGATTGTTCACCTTCCGTTTCGCGAGGACGGGGCCTATGAAATTATTGTACACGTTTCTAATTTTCATCATGCGAAGGGAGGGATACGCGAAGCGATTCTTATTGGTGATGAGGATGAAATCGCCAATTTAAGAGAGAAGAATATTTTTCTTGATTCATTTTTGTTTGGTAGTCTTTTAATTATCGGGTTGTACCATTTCGGCTTGTATTCTTTAAGAAGAAACGATAGATCAACTTTGTACTTTGGATTTTTCTGTCTATTGATGGGGATACGAACTTTGTTGACCGGAGAGGTTTTGTCTTCTCGTTTATTTCATTTTTTAACTTGGCCTGTGGGTTTAAAAATTGAGTATTTGACTTTTTATCTTGGAACGCCTTTTTTTCTTTTCTTCTTAAACTCCATCTTCCCAAGAGAATCAAAAAAAATACTATATCGAATTTTATTAACTGTTAGTGTGCTTTTTACCTTAATTGTTATATTAGCACCAGCTATAATTTATACAAAAACTTTAAATGCAATGATGGTCGTGACTCTTATTGCCATACTTTATATAACTTGGGTAATGGTTCATGCCGTGAAAAGAAAAAGAGAAGGAGCAAAATCTTTTTTTACCGGATTACTAGTTTTTATAGGATGCGTCGTAAACGATATATTATACACAAGTCAAATAATTTATTCTTCCTACTTGGGTACTTACGGATTTTTCTTTTTCGTATTTTCACAGTCTTTTCTTTTATCTGTTCGGTTTTCCAAAGCATTTAAAAAAATTGAAGAGTTGTCTTATGACTTAGAGAAGCAAAATGAAAAGTTGGTAAACTTGGATCAATTAAAAGATGAGTTTCTTGCAAACACTTCCCATGAATTGAGAACACCTCTAAATGGAATAATAGGAATTGCAGATTCTATGATTCATGGAGCTACAGGAGAAATTAGCGATATTCAAAAGGAAAATCTTTCTCTCATCAAAGACAGTGGAAAGAAACTTTCAAATTTAGTTAATGACATTATGGATTTCTCTAAACTAAAAAATCATGATTTAGAGTTGAACCTTCACCCGCTAAACCTGAATCAAATTGTAGATGTAACTCTGACTATTTGCAAAAGTTTATTGAAGGGAAAAAATATTATTTTAGAAAATAAAATTCCTGAAAAATTTCCTTCGGTTATAGCAGATGAGAATCGACTTCAACAAATTTTATTTAATCTAATTGGCAATGCAATTAAATTTACAGATGCGGGTAGCGTGAAAGTAATTGTCGGTACAAACGGAGATCATGCAGAGGTATCAATTATAGATACAGGAATTGGGATTTCTAAAGAAAAACAAAAAGAGATTTTTAACGCTTTTGAACAAGTAGATTCTTCTATTTCCAGAATTTACGGGGGCACAGGTCTTGGACTTTCTATTTCAAAAAAACTTATAGAATTGCAAGGTGGGAATATTCGAGTTCAATCAGAAGAAAGTAAGGGATCTACGTTTACGTTTACAATACCTATTTCACGAGATACGCAAATATCAAAAAGTGAAACTCTATACGGAAGAAGTGATTTTTCAGAGGGAGAAGTTAATCCTTCAAATAAAAAAACTAACTTTGAAATACAAAAAGATCTGAATTCTAAAAAAATCTTGGTCGTTGACGATGAATCGATAAATATACGCGTTTTAGTTAATCAGTTGAATCTCGAAGGGTACGATATTCATTCTGCAAGCAGTGGGTTAGAAGCCTTGAAATTAATCGAAGACGGTCTATGCCCAGAATTGGCGATTCTTGATGTGATGATGCCGCGAATGAATGGTTATGAATTGTGTAGGCATATTCGGAAAAAATATTCAATGACTGAAATGCCGATTCTACTGCTAACAGCCAGAAAGCAGATACGAGATATAGTGGCAGGATTTGATGCAGGAGCAAACGATTTCTTGAGTAAGCCGTTTGAAAGAGAAGAGCTTTTAAAAAGAATAGAAACCTTGATAGAGTTGAAGCGTGCAGTGAGCAATAATGAAAAATTTATTTCTTATAGAAAGGAGTTGGAAATAGCTACGAAAATCCAGAAGTGGATTTTGCCGGATAGTTTTCCTGAGATTCCTAATATACGTTATGCGTCATTATATCTCCCTATGACAGAGATTGGTGGAGACTATTATGATTTCCATTGGATGGGAGATGAAGGGTTAGGAGTTTTTATAGGAGATGTTTCCGGGCACGGGATACCTGCAGCTATGATTTCTGCTATGACGAAGATTGCATTCTCCATGCAAAAGCATAACGCAAAAGACCCTACTCTATTATTGAAAGGGATTAATGAAATATTGGTAGGAAAAACTGCAAGACAATTTCTAACGGCGGCTTACATGTATTATGATACACAAACTCGAATTATGAAGTTGTCAGTTGCGGGTCATCCTGCACCGATTGTACTGAATCGAAATACGGGGGAAAAGTTTATACCAGAAATAAAAGGGAGGGTTGTAGGAGTTTTTCCAGACAGTGAATATAAACAAGTGGAATATACTCTTGAGAAAAATACCAGAGTGTTTTTATATACAGACGGGGTAATCGAAATTTTAAATCGGCAAAATGATATTTTTGGTGAAAAAAGAGTTGAAGAAATTTTACAATCAAGCTTAAATTTAGACGCAAATGAAATTACTCTGCTTTTTGAAAAAGAGTTGTCTAAGTGGTCCGGACGTGAAGTCTTCAATGACGATGTTACGATTTTGGTGTTGGATTTTGCTTAG
- a CDS encoding START domain-containing protein, with the protein MLRKIESIISLEFIILVLCFTFFQIELYAWDISKNKDGIKVSTRYTKESNLKEFKAEMEVNAPLNKFIIIMEDVSTYPTWMHNCQEAKILKTINKNERITYLVNGASWITQQRDMVIHSKIIRQPATKEILIQLDGKPDFIPPQEDFIRVPRVKGYWRFISINSNKTRAIYQLILEPGGSIPNWLANTTVVDTPFSTMTNLKKLAEEK; encoded by the coding sequence TTGCTTAGAAAAATTGAAAGTATCATTTCTTTGGAATTTATTATTTTAGTACTGTGTTTTACTTTTTTTCAAATCGAATTATACGCCTGGGATATTTCCAAAAATAAAGACGGAATCAAAGTTTCTACAAGATACACAAAAGAGTCCAATTTAAAAGAATTCAAAGCCGAGATGGAAGTCAATGCACCACTCAATAAATTTATTATTATAATGGAAGATGTATCAACTTACCCTACATGGATGCACAATTGCCAAGAAGCAAAAATTTTAAAAACAATTAATAAAAACGAAAGGATTACTTATCTCGTGAATGGTGCGTCTTGGATAACTCAACAAAGAGATATGGTCATTCATTCTAAAATCATCAGGCAACCTGCCACAAAAGAAATATTAATCCAATTGGATGGGAAGCCGGACTTTATCCCTCCTCAGGAGGATTTTATTCGAGTTCCAAGGGTAAAGGGGTATTGGAGATTTATTTCCATAAATTCCAATAAGACTCGTGCTATTTATCAATTGATATTGGAGCCGGGAGGAAGTATTCCGAATTGGCTTGCAAATACCACTGTAGTGGACACACCTTTTAGTACTATGACGAATCTAAAAAAACTCGCCGAAGAAAAATAA
- the recA gene encoding recombinase RecA, which yields MKKAKEEKTEEFQNAKNDEKKQAIDAAVSQIEKQFGKGSIMRLGGNTESTVIPVISTGSLDLDIALGIGGLPIGRIVEIYGPESSGKTTLMLSAIAEAQKKGGIAAFIDAEHALDPSYAKKLGVSVEDLLIAQPDTGEEALEICESLVRSNAIDIIVIDSVAALVPKAEIEGDMGDSHMGLQARLMSQALRKLTGTISKSNTTVVFINQIRMKIGVMFGSPETTTGGNALKFYASVRMDIRKIETLKDKEDPYGNRVRVKVVKNKCAPPFRQAEFDILFNSGISREGSLIDLAVKHDLIVKGGSWYSYNSEKIGQGKEAAKTFLLENPEIAAKIEDQIRDLNDLPKSAPKTPANSVKTINSEKSDKSEKNSQKKNSGLEEELEAIEATG from the coding sequence ATGAAGAAAGCAAAAGAAGAAAAAACTGAAGAATTTCAAAACGCAAAGAATGACGAAAAAAAACAAGCTATCGACGCAGCGGTAAGTCAGATAGAGAAACAATTCGGGAAAGGCTCGATAATGAGGCTTGGAGGAAATACAGAATCTACTGTGATTCCTGTGATTTCTACAGGCTCTTTGGATTTAGACATAGCTCTTGGGATCGGTGGGCTTCCTATAGGCAGGATAGTTGAAATATACGGACCTGAATCTTCTGGAAAGACCACACTGATGCTTTCGGCTATTGCCGAAGCACAGAAAAAAGGGGGGATCGCTGCTTTTATAGACGCAGAGCATGCCTTGGATCCTTCTTACGCTAAGAAACTTGGCGTAAGCGTTGAAGATTTGCTCATAGCTCAACCGGATACAGGTGAAGAAGCCTTAGAAATCTGTGAATCTTTGGTTAGGAGTAATGCAATCGATATAATCGTGATAGATTCGGTTGCGGCTCTTGTACCTAAGGCAGAAATAGAAGGGGATATGGGGGATTCCCACATGGGCTTGCAAGCCAGACTAATGTCGCAAGCTCTCAGGAAATTGACTGGTACTATATCAAAGTCCAATACTACTGTGGTTTTTATTAACCAAATTCGGATGAAGATAGGGGTAATGTTTGGTTCTCCCGAGACTACAACTGGTGGAAATGCGCTAAAATTCTATGCAAGCGTAAGGATGGATATTCGTAAGATAGAGACTTTGAAAGATAAGGAAGACCCCTACGGTAACAGGGTAAGAGTCAAAGTAGTAAAAAATAAGTGCGCTCCTCCGTTTAGGCAGGCTGAGTTTGACATTTTATTCAATTCCGGCATATCGAGAGAGGGGTCATTAATAGATTTAGCAGTAAAGCACGACTTGATTGTGAAGGGTGGCTCTTGGTATTCTTACAATTCCGAGAAAATCGGGCAAGGAAAGGAAGCTGCAAAGACTTTCCTATTAGAAAACCCAGAAATTGCTGCGAAAATAGAGGATCAGATAAGAGATTTAAACGATCTTCCTAAATCGGCACCTAAAACGCCTGCAAATTCTGTCAAGACCATAAATTCGGAAAAATCTGACAAAAGTGAAAAAAATTCGCAAAAAAAGAACTCCGGACTAGAAGAAGAGCTTGAAGCAATTGAAGCCACCGGATAG